From one Sulfurimonas sp. HSL-3221 genomic stretch:
- a CDS encoding efflux RND transporter permease subunit, whose translation MNKSKSTAPEQTPLPNSENTLFDKLLKFFIDNYKINYTLFFLLFAAGIYTYTMIPKEISPEIEPDTMTIRGSYGGASVDVLNRMVVTPLEEETKNLVGVESVTSVIAPGSFSVRLELEKGADKAEMAESIRDAIALVVPTLPSDMDEPAVRNVAHARGLMQVSVRSDEVSLDRLRELAQKLKSRLMAIPGVSDVTIFGDSDLFYEIMLDERRIDAYGLSHTEVLKTISELSYIYPLGKIDDAKAQYFLSVGNQKKFVDAFEQTVLNIGDRQIALRDIATVSKRYEDASTLASMNGKTAITLSLSQNPKGDAIAIGEKIYKLLESMKVDGVDYDVRQDQTTIIQERLNIVISNILFGIILITLMTFALINARMAFIIALGIPTSFVLGSIYFYFTGYSININSLIGVIIAIGIIVDDAIVVSENIQQYIEKGYAPAKAAFLGTREMAKPVTIASATTLFSFIPLLMISGRLGEIVQMIPIAFSALVIASLLESFIFLPIHAVHLLSPASRTLSWKGINRRYSAALGLLMQYQKTFLLLFVIIIPLLIYTGFKHAKFQMFQPFDATALNITFKAAPTTTLEESLAIVQAIEKDLLKEGSRFGVENVTSTAGYRRSATGDTEMFPSVGYIGVELQKKKPDNFMDSYITPYLSFYESRRDSVRERSSKAISKELRAWLVSQGYKERFGLEELMVVEKGMGYAKADIRIGLMSEDYQQAIRAVKALEAELGAIDGIKYAGDNIKRGIDEIKIKVNAYGEQLGITDAYLGNFVSDLYLSKRIGVIFDGQSLLDIKVRSAYQDDFAFFESLGVPLKNGQIVRLKDVCDFEVITALERLVKDDGETTFFVFANVDSKIITASEALQKLEPTLRTLRAEGVRLKFKGEAEQKKALETDLVLATVLSVILIFIAILYLFNSIRETLIVVSVIPFSLLGVLMGHTLMGLNLSMPSLIGALGLAGVIVNDGIIMMSTLRHAGSADEIHRLAGRRFRPIILTSLTTLVGLSSLIFFASGQAATFQPLAVSLGFGLAWGTVLNLFYLPVMYSYVHKQRVPS comes from the coding sequence GTGAACAAAAGCAAGTCAACCGCCCCGGAGCAGACCCCCCTCCCAAACAGTGAAAACACCCTGTTTGACAAGCTGCTGAAATTTTTTATCGATAACTATAAGATCAACTACACGCTCTTTTTCTTGCTGTTCGCCGCCGGGATCTATACCTATACGATGATCCCCAAGGAGATCTCCCCCGAGATCGAACCCGACACCATGACGATCCGCGGCAGCTACGGCGGCGCCTCCGTCGACGTCCTCAACCGCATGGTCGTGACGCCGCTCGAAGAGGAGACCAAAAACCTCGTCGGCGTCGAGAGCGTCACCTCGGTCATCGCCCCGGGCAGCTTCTCCGTACGCCTCGAGCTCGAAAAGGGGGCAGACAAAGCGGAGATGGCCGAATCGATCCGCGACGCCATCGCACTGGTCGTGCCGACGCTCCCTTCCGACATGGATGAGCCGGCAGTCAGGAACGTGGCCCATGCGCGGGGCTTGATGCAGGTATCGGTACGTTCGGACGAAGTCAGCCTGGACCGGCTCCGGGAGCTCGCACAGAAACTGAAGTCCCGCCTGATGGCGATTCCCGGCGTTTCGGACGTCACGATCTTCGGCGACTCCGACCTTTTCTACGAGATCATGCTTGACGAGCGGCGCATCGACGCATACGGACTTTCGCATACGGAAGTACTCAAAACCATCTCGGAACTCTCCTATATCTACCCCCTCGGCAAGATCGACGACGCCAAGGCCCAGTATTTCCTCTCCGTCGGAAACCAGAAGAAGTTCGTGGACGCATTTGAGCAGACCGTGCTCAATATCGGCGACCGCCAGATCGCGCTCAGGGACATCGCCACGGTCTCCAAGCGCTACGAAGACGCTTCGACGCTGGCGAGCATGAACGGCAAAACCGCCATTACCCTTTCGCTTTCGCAGAACCCGAAAGGGGACGCCATCGCGATCGGGGAAAAAATCTATAAACTCCTAGAGAGCATGAAGGTCGACGGCGTCGACTACGATGTCAGGCAGGACCAGACGACGATTATCCAGGAACGGCTCAACATCGTCATCTCGAATATCCTCTTCGGGATCATCCTCATCACCCTGATGACCTTTGCCCTGATCAATGCGCGTATGGCCTTCATCATCGCCCTGGGTATCCCGACCTCCTTTGTGCTGGGAAGCATCTATTTCTACTTTACCGGGTACAGCATCAATATCAATTCGCTGATCGGCGTCATCATCGCCATCGGTATCATCGTCGACGACGCCATCGTCGTCAGCGAGAATATCCAGCAGTACATCGAAAAAGGGTACGCACCGGCAAAGGCGGCCTTCCTCGGGACGCGGGAGATGGCCAAACCCGTCACCATCGCTTCGGCCACCACCCTCTTCTCCTTTATTCCGCTGCTGATGATCAGCGGGCGTCTCGGCGAGATCGTGCAGATGATCCCCATCGCCTTCAGCGCCCTGGTCATTGCGTCGCTGCTCGAGTCCTTCATCTTCCTGCCGATCCACGCCGTGCACCTGCTCAGCCCCGCCTCGCGCACCCTCTCGTGGAAGGGGATCAACCGGCGCTACTCGGCAGCCCTCGGTCTGCTGATGCAGTATCAGAAAACCTTTTTGCTGCTCTTTGTCATCATCATCCCGCTGCTGATCTATACCGGGTTCAAACACGCCAAGTTCCAGATGTTCCAGCCCTTTGATGCCACCGCCCTGAACATCACGTTCAAAGCGGCCCCGACGACAACCCTTGAGGAGTCCCTGGCCATCGTGCAGGCCATCGAGAAAGACCTTCTCAAGGAGGGCAGCCGTTTCGGCGTCGAAAATGTCACGTCGACGGCGGGATACCGGCGCAGCGCCACGGGGGATACCGAAATGTTCCCCTCCGTCGGGTACATCGGGGTCGAACTGCAGAAGAAAAAACCCGACAACTTTATGGACAGCTACATTACCCCCTACCTTAGTTTCTACGAAAGCCGGCGCGACAGTGTGCGCGAACGCTCCTCCAAGGCGATCTCCAAAGAACTGCGGGCATGGCTCGTATCCCAGGGCTACAAGGAGCGGTTCGGGCTGGAAGAGCTGATGGTCGTCGAAAAAGGGATGGGCTACGCCAAAGCGGATATCCGTATCGGGCTTATGAGCGAAGACTACCAGCAGGCGATCCGGGCGGTCAAAGCGCTCGAAGCGGAGCTCGGTGCGATCGACGGCATCAAATATGCCGGCGACAATATCAAACGGGGGATCGACGAGATCAAGATCAAGGTCAACGCCTACGGCGAACAGCTCGGCATCACCGACGCCTACCTGGGCAATTTTGTCTCGGACCTCTATCTCTCCAAGCGCATCGGGGTGATCTTCGACGGCCAGAGCCTGCTTGATATCAAGGTCCGCTCCGCCTACCAGGACGATTTCGCGTTTTTCGAATCCCTCGGCGTCCCGCTGAAGAACGGGCAGATCGTCCGCCTCAAGGATGTCTGCGATTTCGAGGTCATCACCGCGCTGGAGCGGCTGGTCAAGGATGACGGGGAGACCACCTTCTTCGTCTTTGCCAACGTCGATTCGAAAATCATCACCGCATCCGAAGCGCTTCAGAAGCTTGAACCGACCCTCCGCACGCTCCGGGCTGAGGGGGTCCGTTTGAAATTCAAAGGCGAAGCGGAGCAGAAGAAAGCCCTGGAAACCGACCTGGTTCTGGCAACGGTCCTGTCGGTCATCCTGATTTTTATCGCCATCCTCTACCTCTTCAATTCGATCCGCGAGACGCTGATCGTTGTCTCTGTCATCCCCTTCTCCCTCCTGGGTGTATTGATGGGGCACACCCTTATGGGACTGAACCTCTCCATGCCGTCGCTGATCGGCGCGCTCGGCCTCGCAGGCGTCATCGTCAATGACGGCATCATCATGATGTCCACGCTCCGGCATGCCGGTAGCGCCGACGAGATCCACCGCTTGGCCGGCAGGCGCTTCCGGCCGATCATCCTGACTTCGCTGACGACACTGGTCGGGCTCTCCTCCCTGATCTTCTTCGCCTCGGGGCAGGCGGCCACGTTCCAGCCGCTCGCGGTCTCGCTGGGGTTCGGTCTGGCGTGGGGCACCGTCTTGAACCTCTTCTACCTGCCCGTCATGTACAGCTACGTTCATAAGCAGCGCGTCCCCTCGTGA
- a CDS encoding TonB-dependent receptor: MNINHLAKSTALLCFLLGNSAAIHADESIAIGAVTVESTTIDDGVDSKTGVSNTMTITGEEVEKINPHTITDILNSVPGVTLSNVGTDSVKVHIRGIENQMYMGEQPGVAIVIDGVPVQETSGKINIDLDNIESIKVIKGGASYLYGNDALAGAVIITTKKAKAVSSSKAEAEAGSFNSKRLMASTNQSFENSALQLQGSYRGSDGYWDESYVSIKSINGKYSYYLNDTSDITLGLDYTKRETGDGNSVHGTLAAKTDPRSENEYSYSGYYKTDLTKGFVTYSNSFGEDSNLMLNVHTYIDDKTYKTARTKTDKNEIWNQNGAKGEYRTAFDILGLMTGFDLQRNTTDERAYLAADGSLQSDYATEEDINALYGEMKLEVVKDLTTTFNIRYDNIQQRYIDHQDSANNVKPSYDVASYRAGFNYALSKNSAFYASVSTGFRTPTVRQMSTNQATLRENPAVDIPSKIGIETSYNYEIGLRGQSAGFTYNASVYQLDRKDYIGRIAGSYITSDDENESNYDNVGDMRSRGFELSVQSDRSQTVAFDLAYTYLDAVFTRYWLSQQVTADPDGRGPLTGDFERVDLSGNQVPRTPKHTVKLTLYYQPNSKATLITELLAKSSYYADEVNAHEMSGYEVVNLIGEYRFTDAFEMFARFDNLLDRKYYQFVNISSSALATMAEDATVRVAPPRAFYAGMRYRF, translated from the coding sequence ATGAACATAAACCATCTGGCAAAAAGTACAGCCCTGCTCTGTTTCCTGCTCGGGAACAGCGCCGCAATCCATGCTGACGAGAGCATCGCAATCGGTGCCGTGACCGTCGAGTCTACGACGATCGACGACGGCGTCGATTCAAAAACGGGCGTTTCAAACACCATGACCATTACGGGCGAAGAGGTCGAAAAGATCAACCCGCACACCATTACGGACATCCTGAACAGCGTACCGGGCGTCACCCTCTCCAACGTCGGAACCGACAGCGTCAAAGTACATATCCGCGGGATCGAGAACCAGATGTACATGGGCGAACAGCCCGGCGTCGCCATCGTCATCGACGGCGTCCCGGTCCAGGAGACCTCGGGCAAGATCAACATCGACCTGGACAATATCGAATCGATCAAAGTCATCAAGGGGGGCGCGTCTTACCTCTACGGCAACGACGCCCTCGCCGGCGCGGTCATCATCACGACCAAGAAAGCCAAAGCCGTCTCATCTTCGAAGGCCGAAGCGGAAGCCGGAAGCTTCAACTCGAAACGCCTAATGGCATCGACAAACCAAAGCTTTGAAAACTCCGCGCTACAGCTGCAGGGAAGCTACCGTGGAAGTGACGGCTACTGGGATGAGTCCTACGTCTCGATCAAATCGATCAACGGGAAATACTCCTACTACCTCAATGACACGAGCGACATTACGCTTGGGCTTGACTATACCAAACGCGAAACGGGTGACGGCAACAGCGTCCACGGGACCCTCGCGGCGAAAACCGACCCCCGGAGCGAAAACGAGTATTCGTACAGCGGCTACTACAAGACCGACCTGACCAAAGGGTTCGTCACCTACTCCAACTCCTTCGGTGAAGATTCGAACCTGATGCTCAACGTCCATACCTACATCGATGACAAGACCTATAAAACGGCACGGACGAAAACGGACAAGAATGAGATCTGGAACCAGAACGGCGCCAAGGGCGAATACCGGACGGCCTTCGACATCCTGGGCCTCATGACCGGCTTCGACCTCCAGAGAAACACCACCGACGAACGGGCCTACCTGGCGGCCGACGGAAGCCTCCAGTCGGATTATGCGACAGAGGAGGACATCAACGCGCTCTACGGCGAGATGAAACTTGAAGTAGTGAAGGACCTGACGACCACCTTCAATATCCGCTATGACAACATCCAGCAGCGGTACATCGACCATCAAGACAGCGCCAACAACGTCAAGCCCTCCTATGACGTCGCCTCTTACCGGGCCGGTTTCAACTATGCGCTTTCCAAAAACAGTGCGTTTTACGCCAGCGTCTCCACCGGTTTCAGGACCCCGACGGTTCGCCAGATGAGCACCAACCAGGCAACCCTGCGGGAGAACCCGGCGGTGGATATTCCCTCGAAGATCGGTATAGAGACCTCCTATAACTATGAGATCGGCCTGCGCGGGCAGTCTGCCGGGTTCACCTATAACGCATCGGTCTACCAGCTCGACCGGAAAGATTACATCGGAAGAATCGCCGGGAGCTATATCACCTCCGACGACGAGAACGAAAGCAACTACGATAACGTCGGGGACATGCGCAGCAGAGGCTTCGAACTCTCCGTCCAGAGTGACCGGAGCCAAACGGTCGCGTTTGACCTGGCATACACCTACCTCGATGCGGTCTTTACGCGCTATTGGCTCTCCCAGCAGGTCACGGCGGATCCTGACGGAAGAGGACCGCTCACGGGTGACTTCGAACGCGTTGACCTTTCCGGAAACCAGGTGCCGAGAACGCCCAAACACACCGTGAAACTGACACTCTATTACCAGCCGAACTCCAAGGCGACGCTTATCACGGAGCTGCTGGCAAAAAGCAGCTATTATGCGGATGAGGTCAATGCGCACGAAATGAGCGGCTATGAAGTCGTTAACCTGATTGGCGAATACCGCTTCACAGACGCTTTTGAAATGTTCGCACGGTTTGACAACCTGCTGGACAGAAAATACTACCAGTTCGTCAACATCAGTTCGTCGGCACTGGCAACGATGGCAGAGGATGCCACGGTCAGGGTTGCCCCTCCCCGCGCGTTCTACGCCGGTATGCGCTACCGCTTCTAA
- a CDS encoding 4Fe-4S binding protein has protein sequence MVDHIKRDRNDLYGMPLLGYLFKNQRFLFLLRLAVTALFFYAIALGFAVPGKENLYTPALFWGIFWSLFIVVSLPTFGRIFCGICPHRFLGHYLTKFGLKKRMPKWLENRFIGVTLLMVGWWGVYYSFPSAYHTPFGSAVLFTVMTLLSFAFYLVYKEMSYCKYICPIGTLTRAYEKLSFTWLGTNQSACSECKTFDCAKACTHGLSPFNFDKKNSMGDCTLCMDCSAACEAVSFRLTKPSFSLFSHFKIEKAEVWAYILIVAAIPITMAFHHGMGRSAIADEFIWAKTAAALQGIAGLGGMDTVGLFAFLYAVLFSVVITVAGMFVASKILQKEYSTVFYTLGYAFAPLFIFGSLSHTLEMFFVSGMEKIVDGFAYGFGVQSDFTSPASRKDAWVHLFSYLRYVGVAWALVILYKRIRLIEAKKRAKILAFPFAASLIIFFVAVNLYRGYILDTYGRAQRGHHSAPAEKPSKNAPQAMRVTAEPAAEHPAGRL, from the coding sequence ATGGTAGATCATATCAAACGCGACCGAAACGACCTCTACGGCATGCCGCTGCTCGGTTACCTCTTCAAGAACCAACGCTTTCTTTTTCTGTTGCGGCTGGCCGTGACGGCCCTCTTCTTTTACGCGATCGCCCTGGGGTTCGCCGTTCCCGGGAAAGAGAACCTCTATACGCCGGCCCTCTTCTGGGGGATTTTCTGGTCGCTCTTCATTGTCGTGTCGCTGCCGACCTTCGGGCGCATCTTCTGCGGTATCTGTCCCCACCGATTCCTGGGGCACTACCTCACGAAATTCGGCCTGAAAAAGCGTATGCCCAAATGGCTTGAGAACCGTTTCATCGGCGTGACGCTGCTCATGGTCGGCTGGTGGGGTGTTTACTACAGCTTCCCCTCCGCGTACCATACCCCTTTCGGTTCGGCCGTGCTCTTCACCGTCATGACCCTGCTCTCTTTTGCCTTCTATCTCGTCTATAAAGAGATGAGCTACTGCAAATACATCTGCCCCATCGGCACCCTGACCAGGGCCTATGAGAAGCTCTCCTTCACGTGGCTGGGGACCAACCAAAGCGCCTGCAGCGAGTGCAAAACCTTCGACTGTGCCAAAGCATGTACACACGGCCTGAGTCCCTTCAACTTTGACAAAAAGAACTCGATGGGAGACTGTACCCTCTGCATGGACTGCTCGGCCGCCTGCGAAGCGGTCAGCTTCCGCCTGACCAAACCCTCGTTTTCGCTCTTTTCACACTTCAAGATCGAAAAAGCGGAGGTCTGGGCCTATATTCTGATCGTCGCGGCCATCCCCATTACCATGGCGTTCCACCACGGCATGGGACGCAGTGCGATCGCCGACGAATTCATCTGGGCGAAAACGGCGGCGGCGCTTCAGGGGATCGCCGGCCTGGGCGGTATGGACACTGTCGGACTGTTCGCCTTTTTATACGCCGTGCTCTTCTCGGTCGTCATCACCGTTGCAGGCATGTTCGTCGCGTCCAAAATCCTTCAAAAAGAGTACAGCACCGTTTTCTACACCCTCGGGTACGCCTTCGCGCCGCTTTTCATCTTCGGGTCGCTTTCGCATACGCTGGAGATGTTCTTTGTCAGCGGGATGGAGAAGATCGTCGACGGGTTCGCCTACGGCTTCGGCGTACAGAGCGACTTCACCTCGCCGGCAAGCCGAAAGGATGCATGGGTGCACCTCTTCTCGTATCTGCGGTACGTCGGGGTGGCCTGGGCCCTCGTCATCCTCTACAAGCGTATCAGGCTGATCGAGGCGAAAAAGCGCGCCAAAATCCTGGCCTTCCCGTTTGCGGCATCGCTGATTATCTTTTTTGTCGCCGTCAACCTCTACCGGGGCTACATCCTCGACACCTACGGCCGTGCGCAGCGCGGGCACCACAGCGCCCCCGCGGAAAAGCCGTCTAAAAACGCACCGCAGGCAATGCGTGTGACGGCCGAACCTGCCGCAGAACACCCTGCAGGCAGGCTGTAG